From one Acidobacteriota bacterium genomic stretch:
- a CDS encoding HypC/HybG/HupF family hydrogenase formation chaperone codes for MCLAVPGKIMSIRGDDLLRSGKVNFGGIVKEVNLSYVPEAKPGDYVVVHVGFAISIVDEQEANQVFEYLKAIGELEELQEGGAA; via the coding sequence ATGTGTTTAGCGGTTCCCGGAAAAATTATGAGTATTCGCGGCGATGATCTTTTACGAAGTGGCAAAGTCAATTTCGGTGGCATCGTCAAAGAGGTGAACTTGAGTTATGTGCCGGAAGCGAAACCTGGCGATTATGTCGTGGTTCACGTCGGTTTTGCCATCAGCATCGTTGATGAACAGGAAGCCAATCAGGTTTTCGAGTATTTGAAAGCCATCGGCGAACTCGAAGAGTTGCAGGAAGGAGGTGCAGCATGA
- a CDS encoding phosphoribosyltransferase, protein MADKFQNRVEAGRALAEKLKGYANLSEVVVLALPRGGVPVAFEVAKTLNAPLDIFVVRKLGLPGQEELAMGAIASGGVRVLNQQLVNYLNIPEELIDRVAAQEQQELERREQLYRNHRPALEVDGRTVILVDDGLATGSTMRAAVEALRQLAPARIIIAVPVSPPNVCREFSRIADECICALTPQFFGGVGKWYRDFSQTTDEEVRDLLERARRKQQTA, encoded by the coding sequence ATGGCAGATAAATTTCAAAACCGAGTTGAAGCCGGTCGCGCTTTGGCAGAAAAGCTCAAAGGCTATGCCAACCTTAGTGAGGTTGTGGTGCTGGCGCTTCCGCGAGGCGGCGTGCCGGTCGCTTTTGAAGTGGCGAAAACCCTCAACGCGCCGCTCGATATTTTTGTGGTTCGCAAACTCGGACTTCCCGGTCAGGAAGAATTGGCGATGGGCGCGATAGCCAGTGGCGGGGTGCGCGTCCTCAATCAGCAGTTGGTGAATTATCTGAACATTCCCGAAGAGTTGATTGACAGGGTTGCGGCACAGGAACAACAAGAACTTGAACGACGCGAACAGCTTTATCGAAATCATCGCCCGGCTCTTGAGGTTGATGGACGGACAGTAATTTTGGTTGATGATGGCTTAGCCACCGGTTCAACCATGCGCGCGGCGGTCGAGGCGCTACGCCAGCTCGCCCCTGCGCGTATCATCATTGCGGTTCCGGTTTCGCCGCCCAATGTGTGCAGGGAATTTAGCCGAATCGCCGATGAATGCATTTGCGCGCTCACTCCGCAATTTTTCGGTGGGGTTGGCAAATGGTATCGCGATTTTTCGCAAACAACCGATGAAGAAGTTCGCGATTTACTGGAACGCGCCCGGCGAAAACAGCAGACCGCGTAA
- a CDS encoding DUF374 domain-containing protein: MQPVLHNDELYTNHEYTGEKSCEALQRLEEILQRLKQSGEVTTTHNPESQRNLWTRSFDTILAFFREHLPFIHRLGATLSALGLRVYARLVAFTSRLTATGAYRFPNLPAPAVIALWHGCAPSLLVAFAKHPLSARTAIMVARDARGDALALLCRWLGLEVVRGDSSGQGWKALGELARVIEQGGYVLMTADGGGPARIAKVGAVALASATRAPLIPLGADCRPAIAERHKWDAARNPVPFGRIVVATDESMVLATLADEKLIEEAQLRLQAKLNQISEAASQILA, encoded by the coding sequence ATGCAACCTGTACTTCACAACGATGAATTATACACAAACCATGAATACACTGGTGAAAAATCTTGTGAAGCGTTGCAACGGCTCGAAGAAATTTTGCAACGCTTGAAACAATCGGGCGAAGTGACCACGACGCACAATCCTGAAAGCCAGAGAAATTTATGGACACGCTCATTTGATACCATCCTCGCATTTTTTCGTGAACATCTTCCGTTCATTCATCGCCTCGGCGCAACTTTGTCTGCTCTGGGTTTGCGCGTTTACGCTCGCCTGGTCGCTTTCACTTCGCGGCTCACCGCAACGGGCGCATATCGGTTTCCCAATCTTCCTGCGCCGGCGGTGATTGCCCTCTGGCATGGATGCGCGCCTTCGCTTTTAGTGGCATTTGCCAAACACCCGCTCAGCGCACGAACAGCGATTATGGTTGCGCGAGATGCGCGCGGCGATGCGCTGGCTTTATTGTGCAGGTGGTTAGGACTTGAAGTGGTGCGCGGCGATAGTTCCGGGCAGGGGTGGAAAGCTTTAGGTGAACTTGCGCGGGTCATCGAACAGGGCGGTTATGTGTTGATGACCGCAGATGGTGGCGGACCTGCGCGAATTGCCAAGGTGGGAGCCGTTGCGCTGGCATCTGCGACCCGCGCGCCTTTGATTCCGCTCGGCGCAGATTGCCGTCCGGCGATTGCCGAACGACATAAATGGGATGCGGCGCGAAATCCCGTGCCTTTCGGTCGTATCGTTGTGGCAACTGATGAATCAATGGTTTTAGCAACGCTTGCAGATGAAAAATTAATCGAAGAGGCGCAGTTGAGGTTGCAAGCAAAACTCAATCAAATTTCCGAAGCGGCATCGCAAATTTTGGCGTGA
- a CDS encoding OsmC family protein, protein MNNELPYFYDTQVEWKGARKGELRALHLPSLEIAAPPEFKGHENIWTPEHLYVASVNVCFMTTFLAIAELSKLDFTSFTCNASGKLEKIEGEGFKVTEITLHPKLVIRQSRDLERAGRILEKAERNCLISNSINTIVKLEPEIAFEEMKEQVVASGS, encoded by the coding sequence ATGAATAACGAATTACCGTATTTTTATGACACCCAAGTTGAATGGAAGGGAGCGCGCAAAGGTGAATTACGCGCTCTGCATCTGCCAAGTCTTGAAATCGCTGCGCCACCGGAATTCAAAGGGCACGAAAATATCTGGACGCCTGAGCATCTCTATGTTGCCTCGGTCAATGTCTGTTTTATGACGACCTTTCTGGCAATTGCCGAACTCTCGAAACTCGACTTTACGAGTTTTACCTGCAACGCCAGCGGCAAACTGGAAAAAATCGAAGGCGAAGGGTTTAAAGTTACCGAAATCACCCTGCATCCGAAACTCGTCATTCGTCAAAGCCGCGACCTCGAACGCGCCGGTCGAATACTGGAAAAAGCCGAACGCAATTGTCTGATCTCGAACTCAATCAACACTATCGTCAAGCTTGAGCCGGAAATCGCTTTTGAGGAAATGAAAGAACAAGTCGTGGCTTCCGGGTCTTAA
- the hypD gene encoding hydrogenase formation protein HypD has protein sequence MKFVDEYRDAIAAKQFVEAIARVTTKEWTIMEICGGQTHAIVKFGIDELLPKNITLVHGPGCPVCVTPIELIDKAIEIASRPDVIFCSFGDMLRVPGSQKDLFLVKAAGGDVRIVYSPLDCLKIARENPAKEIVFFAVGFETTAPANAMAVYQAYAQGIKNFSILVSHVLVPPAMEAILSSPLTRVQGFLAAGHVCTIMGYTEYEPIAAKYQVPIVVTGFEPLDILQGVYMCIRQLEEERAEVENQYARSVRKTGNEPAQQIIREVFRIVPRKWRGVGEIAESGLGMQEKYQAYDAEQKFGVASYTAEEPSECISGLIMQGVKKPNECSAFGTRCTPENPLGAPMVSNEGACAAYFRYRRVELMATQAEV, from the coding sequence ATGAAATTCGTTGATGAATACCGCGACGCCATTGCCGCCAAACAATTTGTTGAAGCCATCGCCCGCGTCACCACCAAAGAATGGACGATTATGGAAATTTGCGGCGGGCAAACGCACGCGATTGTCAAATTCGGCATTGATGAATTATTGCCGAAAAATATCACCCTGGTTCACGGTCCCGGTTGCCCCGTGTGTGTGACCCCGATTGAACTCATTGATAAAGCCATCGAAATCGCTTCACGCCCGGATGTCATCTTCTGTTCGTTCGGCGATATGTTGCGCGTGCCGGGAAGTCAGAAAGATTTATTTTTGGTGAAAGCCGCGGGCGGCGATGTGCGCATCGTTTATTCGCCGCTCGATTGTTTAAAAATCGCCCGGGAAAACCCTGCGAAAGAAATCGTATTTTTTGCCGTCGGCTTTGAAACCACTGCGCCCGCAAACGCCATGGCGGTTTATCAAGCTTACGCCCAGGGCATCAAAAATTTTTCCATACTGGTTTCGCATGTCCTGGTGCCGCCCGCAATGGAAGCGATTCTCTCTTCGCCGCTCACCCGCGTGCAGGGATTTCTTGCCGCCGGTCACGTTTGCACCATCATGGGTTATACCGAATACGAACCGATTGCGGCAAAATACCAGGTTCCGATTGTCGTGACGGGTTTTGAACCGTTAGACATTTTGCAGGGCGTTTATATGTGCATCAGGCAACTCGAAGAGGAACGCGCCGAAGTCGAAAATCAATATGCCCGTTCGGTTCGCAAGACCGGCAATGAACCGGCGCAACAAATCATTCGCGAAGTTTTTCGGATTGTGCCACGCAAATGGCGCGGCGTCGGTGAAATTGCCGAAAGCGGCTTGGGGATGCAGGAAAAATATCAGGCGTATGATGCCGAGCAAAAATTCGGTGTGGCGAGTTATACGGCTGAAGAACCGTCCGAGTGCATCAGCGGGTTGATTATGCAGGGGGTCAAAAAACCGAACGAGTGTTCAGCATTTGGAACCCGCTGTACGCCTGAAAATCCGCTCGGCGCGCCGATGGTATCGAACGAAGGCGCGTGCGCCGCTTATTTCCGCTATCGCCGCGTGGAACTGATGGCAACCCAGGCGGAGGTATAA
- a CDS encoding ankyrin repeat domain-containing protein, producing MTDQTTNEHDEFLEAAGLGQYERVIALLNQGLEADVKDESGATALMHAVKGEHLETVRLLIERGANRNAKGKYLGFNPIVFAVKASNADILELLLNDNREAALADLQFAFGVAQLLKNQRVMELLKQAIARKSD from the coding sequence ATGACAGACCAAACCACAAATGAACATGATGAATTTCTGGAAGCCGCCGGGCTTGGACAATATGAGCGCGTGATAGCGTTATTGAATCAAGGGCTTGAGGCTGACGTTAAGGACGAAAGCGGCGCGACCGCTTTGATGCACGCGGTTAAAGGCGAACACCTCGAAACCGTTCGCCTGCTTATCGAACGCGGCGCCAATCGCAATGCCAAAGGCAAGTATCTGGGTTTTAATCCAATCGTTTTCGCTGTCAAAGCGAGCAACGCAGATATTCTTGAACTGTTACTCAACGATAACCGGGAGGCGGCGCTCGCTGATTTGCAATTCGCTTTCGGAGTCGCGCAACTGCTCAAAAACCAGCGGGTGATGGAATTATTAAAGCAGGCGATTGCCCGCAAGAGCGATTGA
- a CDS encoding universal stress protein produces the protein MNNFHPKLILCPVDFSDVAASALRYATALSAKMDARLLVLYAHQFLPPPHFTAGQVEAMAKTLAHSKQAAHENLHSYVKEVIGDTRNTEIFVVDDLPVAAIINTAEARNADMIVMGTHGHNGINRFLLGSVTERVLRETNRPVLTVHRAEKASEATAFRLQRILCPVNFTETAHRALAYAAAVAKAFNAELLVVHVIEADAETNEAARRERLCQWVPESLRNQCRLKEIAVSGDAPEEIVSIAESTATDLIVLGARHRRFRDTTVIGSTTMRVARYAPCPVLTVVHKEEE, from the coding sequence ATGAACAACTTTCACCCCAAACTGATTTTGTGCCCGGTTGATTTCAGCGATGTTGCTGCTTCGGCATTGCGTTATGCCACAGCTTTGAGCGCCAAAATGGATGCGCGCTTGCTGGTCTTGTACGCCCATCAGTTTTTGCCGCCGCCGCATTTCACCGCCGGACAAGTCGAAGCGATGGCAAAAACGCTGGCGCATTCCAAACAGGCAGCGCACGAAAATTTGCACAGTTATGTTAAAGAGGTAATCGGCGACACTCGCAATACGGAAATTTTCGTGGTTGATGATTTGCCAGTCGCGGCAATCATCAATACTGCCGAAGCCCGCAATGCCGATATGATTGTAATGGGAACACACGGGCATAACGGCATCAATCGCTTCTTGCTCGGCTCAGTTACCGAGCGCGTCTTACGTGAAACCAATCGTCCCGTCCTGACGGTTCATCGGGCGGAAAAAGCGAGCGAAGCGACAGCCTTTCGTCTTCAGCGAATTCTCTGCCCGGTCAACTTTACGGAAACCGCGCATCGCGCCCTGGCATACGCTGCTGCGGTCGCCAAAGCTTTCAACGCCGAACTGCTGGTTGTGCATGTTATCGAAGCCGATGCTGAGACCAATGAAGCCGCAAGGCGAGAGCGGCTATGTCAGTGGGTTCCCGAATCGCTGCGCAATCAGTGCCGCTTGAAAGAGATTGCGGTGAGCGGTGATGCGCCCGAGGAGATCGTTTCGATTGCCGAATCAACAGCAACCGATTTAATTGTCTTGGGCGCGCGCCATCGCCGTTTCAGAGATACCACGGTCATCGGTTCGACTACTATGCGCGTTGCCCGTTACGCGCCCTGTCCTGTATTGACAGTTGTTCATAAAGAGGAGGAATAA
- a CDS encoding DUF302 domain-containing protein, whose amino-acid sequence MSESSISTAKNDLKYGYGRTLDLPFPQAIERAKTVLQAEGFGVLCEINIKDKLKEKLGVEFNDYVILGACNPPIAYQALQAEPDLGLLLPCNVVVYEKQGQSFVAAIDAAKMLSIVGNPALAGAAEQVNEKLRRAIDNL is encoded by the coding sequence ATGAGCGAATCATCAATTTCAACAGCCAAAAACGACTTGAAGTATGGCTATGGTCGCACGCTTGACCTGCCATTTCCTCAAGCCATCGAACGCGCCAAAACGGTTTTGCAAGCGGAAGGTTTTGGCGTGCTTTGCGAAATCAATATCAAAGACAAGCTCAAAGAAAAACTGGGCGTCGAGTTTAATGATTATGTGATTTTGGGCGCTTGCAATCCGCCCATCGCTTATCAAGCCTTGCAAGCCGAACCCGATTTAGGGTTGCTGTTGCCCTGCAATGTCGTGGTGTATGAAAAGCAGGGTCAATCATTCGTTGCAGCGATTGATGCGGCAAAGATGCTATCGATTGTCGGCAACCCGGCGCTCGCCGGCGCAGCCGAGCAGGTCAATGAAAAACTCCGCCGCGCCATTGATAATCTATAA
- a CDS encoding alpha/beta family hydrolase, with protein MKMHAQHSVFIPSGTVELEGELILPHETSGVVLFAHGSGSSRHSPRNQYVARTIREAGIGTLLFDLLTKEEERIDLVTRHLRFDIHLLAKRLLDATQWLANLPDTREFQVGYFGASTGGGAALVAAAELGDRVGAVVSRGGRPDLAGDALTRVKSPTLLIVGGLDDVVIELNETAYRQLQCEKELQIVPGATHLFEEPGTLEAVAHLAAAWFKKYLSTK; from the coding sequence ATGAAAATGCACGCGCAACATAGTGTTTTCATTCCTTCCGGTACAGTAGAACTCGAAGGCGAGTTAATCCTGCCACACGAAACCTCAGGCGTTGTGTTATTCGCGCACGGCAGCGGCAGCAGTCGGCACAGTCCGCGCAATCAATATGTCGCGCGAACCATCCGTGAAGCAGGGATTGGCACGTTGTTATTCGATTTATTGACCAAAGAGGAAGAACGAATTGATTTAGTTACCCGTCATTTGCGTTTCGACATTCATTTATTGGCGAAAAGATTGCTGGATGCAACGCAATGGCTGGCAAATTTACCCGATACCAGAGAATTCCAAGTTGGTTATTTTGGCGCCAGCACTGGCGGTGGCGCGGCACTGGTTGCCGCCGCCGAACTCGGCGACCGGGTTGGCGCTGTGGTCTCACGCGGCGGACGACCTGACCTTGCGGGCGACGCGCTCACTCGCGTCAAATCGCCGACCTTGCTGATTGTCGGAGGCTTGGATGATGTCGTGATTGAATTGAACGAAACGGCTTATCGACAACTGCAATGCGAAAAAGAGCTACAGATTGTGCCGGGCGCTACGCATCTTTTTGAAGAGCCGGGAACTCTCGAAGCAGTCGCGCATCTGGCGGCAGCCTGGTTCAAAAAATATTTATCAACGAAATAA
- the hypE gene encoding hydrogenase expression/formation protein HypE, translating into MKNGKEFTLACPIPISQYPQVMLAHGGGGKLMHQLIEQMFVPAFHNSLLGVRHDGATLNVGGAKLAFTTDSYVVRPLFFPGGDIGTLAINGTVNDLAMCGARPLYLSAGFILEEGLEMETLWRVIQSMREAADAAGVQLVTGDTKVVDKGKGDGIFINTAGVGIIEHELTIAPASVQSGDAILISGDLGRHGIAIMAKREGLEFESEIESDCAPLAGLVAQLLGAGLEIHCLRDLTRGGLASALVEIAEAARVNVHVEERFIPVREDVRGACEILGFDPLYLANEGRFVLFIPASQTDAALRVLTAHQFGEGACVVGKVAAAPQAIVTMKSRIGGNRIVDMFSGEQLPRIC; encoded by the coding sequence ATGAAAAACGGAAAAGAATTTACGCTGGCTTGTCCGATTCCGATTTCGCAATATCCACAGGTGATGCTGGCGCACGGCGGCGGCGGAAAATTGATGCACCAACTCATTGAACAGATGTTCGTCCCGGCATTTCACAATTCATTGCTTGGCGTTCGTCACGACGGCGCGACGCTGAACGTTGGCGGCGCGAAACTCGCTTTCACGACCGATTCCTATGTTGTACGCCCGCTCTTTTTTCCCGGCGGCGATATTGGAACGCTGGCGATTAACGGCACCGTAAATGATTTGGCGATGTGCGGCGCGCGTCCGCTTTACCTGAGCGCCGGGTTCATCCTCGAAGAAGGCTTAGAGATGGAAACCCTGTGGCGCGTCATTCAATCCATGCGCGAAGCGGCAGATGCGGCGGGGGTGCAACTGGTGACCGGCGACACCAAAGTTGTTGATAAAGGCAAAGGCGACGGCATCTTTATCAATACCGCTGGCGTCGGCATTATCGAACATGAGTTGACGATTGCGCCCGCGAGTGTCCAAAGCGGCGATGCGATTTTAATCAGCGGCGATTTAGGTCGTCACGGCATTGCGATTATGGCAAAGCGCGAAGGCTTGGAATTTGAAAGCGAGATTGAAAGCGATTGCGCGCCGCTCGCCGGGTTAGTTGCCCAGTTGCTTGGCGCAGGACTTGAGATTCATTGTCTGCGCGACCTGACACGCGGAGGACTGGCAAGCGCCCTGGTTGAAATCGCTGAAGCAGCGCGTGTGAATGTTCATGTCGAAGAGCGTTTCATTCCGGTTCGCGAAGATGTGCGCGGGGCGTGTGAAATTTTAGGATTTGACCCGCTTTATCTGGCAAACGAAGGGCGCTTTGTGTTGTTTATTCCCGCCTCGCAAACCGATGCAGCGTTGCGTGTGTTGACCGCGCATCAGTTTGGCGAAGGCGCTTGCGTGGTTGGCAAAGTCGCCGCCGCGCCGCAAGCGATTGTGACGATGAAAAGTCGCATCGGCGGCAACCGCATCGTTGATATGTTCAGCGGTGAACAACTGCCGCGCATCTGCTAA
- a CDS encoding cupin domain-containing protein, which produces MVDVDKISEDWQSRGFSCGVWVDPPGQTWEDFVHAMDELVLVLEGEVEFAIDGKIYHPQIGEELLIPARALHSVRNLGNTTSRWLYGYKR; this is translated from the coding sequence ATGGTTGATGTAGATAAAATTTCCGAAGATTGGCAATCGCGGGGGTTCAGTTGCGGCGTGTGGGTAGACCCGCCCGGTCAAACTTGGGAAGACTTCGTGCATGCGATGGATGAGTTGGTGCTCGTTCTGGAAGGCGAAGTTGAATTTGCAATCGATGGCAAAATTTATCATCCGCAAATTGGCGAAGAACTGTTGATTCCCGCGCGCGCTTTGCACTCGGTTCGCAATCTCGGCAACACCACATCGCGCTGGTTGTACGGATACAAGCGATGA
- a CDS encoding patatin-like phospholipase family protein, producing the protein MALSGGSVRGLAHIGVVKALTEVGIQPEIITGTSAGSLIGAALAAGMTWQDLADLARSVVWFKLLHGDTLEKFCAERFPETFKELRLPFAAIATHVPTKKVVTIKDGHLPSAISASCAMRGVRGAVIREGQRLKDGGIACVLPSVSCREMGADFVIGSDVWELSSLLRSVGIHPTHSQRQRIYPSHYRRALHHTDMLVTPAIPHRGYVPGKKAVELMIAAGEQATHQALKRLFIHRAA; encoded by the coding sequence TTGGCTTTGAGCGGTGGTTCGGTTCGCGGACTTGCACATATAGGAGTCGTCAAAGCCTTAACCGAAGTTGGTATTCAGCCCGAAATTATAACAGGAACCAGCGCCGGTAGTCTTATCGGCGCGGCGCTGGCTGCGGGAATGACCTGGCAAGACCTTGCCGACCTGGCGCGTTCCGTCGTCTGGTTCAAATTGTTGCACGGCGACACCCTGGAAAAATTCTGCGCCGAACGATTTCCTGAAACCTTCAAAGAATTACGGCTGCCATTTGCTGCCATCGCCACTCACGTCCCAACTAAAAAAGTCGTTACCATTAAGGACGGTCATCTGCCATCGGCAATCAGCGCCAGTTGTGCGATGCGCGGCGTGCGCGGCGCAGTCATACGCGAAGGTCAACGTTTGAAAGATGGCGGTATCGCTTGTGTGTTGCCATCGGTGTCCTGTCGCGAGATGGGCGCGGATTTCGTCATCGGGTCGGATGTGTGGGAACTGAGTTCGTTGCTCCGCAGCGTTGGCATTCACCCGACGCATTCGCAAAGGCAGCGAATCTACCCGTCGCATTATCGCCGCGCACTGCATCACACCGATATGCTCGTCACCCCGGCAATTCCGCACAGAGGTTACGTGCCGGGAAAAAAAGCCGTTGAATTGATGATTGCCGCAGGGGAACAAGCCACGCATCAGGCGCTCAAACGGTTGTTCATTCACCGGGCTGCCTGA
- a CDS encoding erythromycin esterase family protein, protein MINVDTIILTDVLRVAAHPLEASMEDYDPLMNLIGDARLVLLGEASHGTHEFYKERAQITKRLINEKGFNAIAVEADWPDAYRINRYVRGESADAEAIDALDGFKRFPAWMWRNADVLDFIGWLRAHNESLKGKAVMSGFYGLDLYSLHTSIEAVLNYLDKVDPGAAAAARRRYSCFEHFGEEPQEYGYAATFGLAQSCEREVVQQLIEIQRQARHYASLDGRIAADDFFYAEQNARLVKNAEEYYRKMFQGRISSWNLRDRHMAETLHALIAHLEQQDGYAKVVLWAHNSHLGDARATDMGRAGELNVGELVRERYHGDAVLVGFTTYSGTVTAASNWGRPAERKRVRPALTGSYEAVFHEVGMPRFMLNLQEASRAARSLREPMLERAIGVIYLPESERQSHYFRARLANQFDAVLHFDETRAVEPLERTSEWEAGEAPETFPSGI, encoded by the coding sequence ATGATTAATGTCGATACCATTATTTTAACTGATGTCTTGCGCGTAGCGGCGCATCCGCTCGAAGCTTCGATGGAAGATTACGACCCGTTGATGAATTTGATTGGCGATGCGCGATTGGTTTTGCTTGGCGAAGCTTCGCACGGCACACACGAATTCTATAAAGAGCGCGCGCAAATCACCAAGCGGTTGATTAACGAAAAAGGCTTTAATGCGATTGCCGTCGAAGCGGATTGGCCTGATGCCTATCGCATCAATCGCTATGTGCGCGGCGAGAGCGCCGACGCGGAAGCCATAGATGCTCTCGATGGCTTTAAACGATTTCCTGCCTGGATGTGGCGCAATGCTGATGTGCTGGATTTCATCGGCTGGCTGCGCGCCCATAATGAATCGCTCAAGGGGAAAGCCGTCATGAGCGGTTTTTACGGGCTTGATTTGTACAGCCTGCACACCTCCATCGAAGCGGTGTTGAATTATCTGGATAAAGTTGACCCTGGGGCAGCCGCAGCGGCGCGGCGGCGTTATTCATGTTTCGAGCATTTTGGTGAGGAGCCACAAGAGTACGGTTATGCGGCAACCTTCGGTCTGGCGCAGTCTTGCGAGCGGGAAGTTGTACAACAGTTAATCGAAATTCAACGTCAAGCCCGTCACTACGCCAGCCTTGATGGTCGCATTGCCGCAGACGATTTCTTTTATGCCGAGCAGAATGCGCGTTTGGTGAAAAACGCTGAAGAGTATTATCGCAAGATGTTTCAAGGGCGCATCTCTTCATGGAATCTCCGCGACCGTCATATGGCGGAAACCCTGCACGCGCTCATCGCGCATCTGGAACAGCAGGATGGTTATGCGAAAGTGGTTTTGTGGGCGCACAATTCACACCTTGGCGATGCGCGAGCCACCGATATGGGTCGCGCCGGCGAATTAAATGTCGGTGAACTGGTGCGCGAGCGTTATCACGGCGATGCAGTGCTGGTCGGGTTCACCACCTACAGCGGTACGGTTACGGCGGCGTCCAACTGGGGCAGACCGGCTGAACGCAAACGGGTTCGTCCGGCGCTCACCGGAAGCTATGAAGCGGTATTTCATGAAGTGGGGATGCCACGATTTATGCTGAACCTACAAGAGGCAAGCCGCGCTGCCAGAAGTTTGCGCGAACCGATGCTGGAGCGCGCCATCGGAGTTATCTATTTGCCTGAGAGCGAACGCCAGAGCCATTACTTTCGGGCGCGTCTGGCAAATCAATTTGACGCCGTTCTGCACTTTGATGAAACGCGAGCCGTCGAACCGTTGGAGCGCACATCGGAGTGGGAAGCGGGTGAAGCGCCTGAAACTTTTCCCTCAGGGATATAG